One Candidatus Peregrinibacteria bacterium DNA segment encodes these proteins:
- a CDS encoding FAD-binding oxidoreductase: MRKGSKIRTSLVIALAALTTMIWGTKKAVEFSVEPSGDKDCGFIYYRETDGTKATQMEVTYEGEMINDASCLNQTPIYGVVTVKDSTDIFNALSFAKENDLKISLAGQQHSMGGQSFIRGGLILDMKGLTAMEMTESGTLSVQSGATWAEVQEFLDPMGLSVKAMQSINIFTVGGTLSVNAHGTAHNPGQVGATVRSLQVMLPSGEIVTASLTENEDLFRHTLGGYGLFGIILSAELEVVPNIMLNHEIEYMDYKDFPAYYEANIEGDEESELFFARLSVSPFSYLTETVVHDLKRTDFEGELPPMQPEEHTTFKRFVLNFSKTGNLGRWFRWILEKHVDAYQLPCTRNTAMSQAEQICLSSRNQNMYDPRAYLKTNVPSTDILQEYFLPHEHFVEFIDGLREVVKKNDANLLNATIRIVNKDEISALPYAKGDRFAVVLYFNQKLSEKDSETLEKTTLDLIDLAESLDGTFYLPYQLYYSKEQLQLAYPEIDDFFAEKLEMDPEEILSNKWYEKYKQ, encoded by the coding sequence GTTTTATTTATTACCGTGAAACAGACGGTACAAAAGCAACTCAGATGGAGGTGACTTACGAAGGCGAAATGATCAATGACGCGAGTTGTCTCAATCAAACACCGATCTATGGCGTAGTGACGGTTAAGGATTCAACAGACATTTTCAATGCCCTCAGTTTTGCCAAAGAAAACGACCTGAAAATTTCACTGGCGGGCCAACAACACAGCATGGGTGGACAGTCTTTCATTCGAGGCGGCTTGATCTTAGACATGAAAGGGCTCACTGCAATGGAGATGACGGAGTCCGGCACTTTAAGCGTTCAGTCCGGAGCCACTTGGGCTGAGGTACAAGAATTTTTAGATCCTATGGGGCTTTCCGTGAAAGCAATGCAGTCCATCAATATTTTTACGGTGGGAGGAACACTGAGTGTGAATGCTCACGGAACAGCACACAATCCAGGACAAGTAGGAGCTACAGTTCGTTCCCTTCAAGTCATGCTTCCTTCGGGCGAAATCGTGACCGCAAGTCTCACGGAAAACGAAGACTTATTCCGACACACATTGGGTGGCTACGGGCTATTTGGAATCATTCTGAGCGCAGAACTGGAAGTGGTGCCCAATATCATGCTGAACCATGAAATAGAATACATGGACTACAAAGATTTTCCTGCGTACTACGAAGCAAATATTGAAGGGGATGAGGAGAGTGAACTCTTCTTTGCACGACTTTCGGTTTCACCTTTTTCCTATCTCACCGAAACGGTGGTTCACGACTTAAAGCGCACCGATTTTGAAGGAGAGTTACCCCCCATGCAACCCGAGGAGCACACGACTTTCAAACGATTCGTTTTGAATTTTTCAAAGACAGGAAATCTAGGACGTTGGTTCCGCTGGATCTTAGAAAAACACGTGGATGCTTATCAACTGCCTTGCACTCGAAATACGGCCATGAGCCAAGCCGAGCAAATTTGTTTAAGCAGCCGAAATCAAAACATGTACGATCCAAGGGCTTATCTCAAAACCAATGTGCCGAGCACCGACATTTTACAAGAATACTTTTTGCCACATGAGCACTTTGTGGAGTTCATCGACGGTCTACGTGAAGTGGTGAAAAAAAACGACGCAAATTTACTGAATGCAACCATTCGTATTGTGAACAAAGATGAAATCAGTGCCCTACCCTACGCCAAGGGCGATCGTTTTGCCGTGGTTCTCTACTTCAATCAAAAACTAAGCGAAAAAGACAGTGAGACATTAGAAAAAACCACCCTCGATCTAATTGATTTAGCGGAGAGTTTGGATGGAACTTTTTACCTCCCCTACCAGCTGTATTATTCAAAAGAGCAACTGCAGTTGGCTTACCCTGAAATTGACGACTTTTTTGCGGAGAAATTAGAGATGGATCCAGAAGAAATTTTGAGCAACAAATGGTATGAAAAGTACAAACAGTAG
- a CDS encoding ATP-binding cassette domain-containing protein — translation MIQVKNLSKKFGDITAVNDITFEVKSGEIFGFLGPNGAGKSTTIKILTTLLSPSEGHVTLNGHDPEKDADAVRRCFGIVFQDHSLDDELTAYENMELHGILYDVPAVTRKKRIDDLLRFVDLFDRKGDLVKEYSGGMKRRLEIARGLLHHPKIIFLDEPTLGLDPQTRNHMWTYLKKLNKEEGTTVFFTTHYMEEAEKNAQRICVIDHGKIIASGSPAELKKQTETDSLEDAFLKLTGNAIRDEGASTADMNRAMARMWGARK, via the coding sequence ATGATTCAAGTTAAAAATTTATCCAAAAAATTCGGCGACATCACCGCCGTCAACGACATCACCTTCGAAGTAAAGTCGGGTGAAATCTTTGGTTTCCTTGGTCCAAACGGAGCCGGAAAGTCCACCACCATCAAAATCCTCACCACCTTGCTCTCCCCCAGCGAGGGCCACGTGACTTTAAACGGCCACGACCCCGAAAAAGACGCGGATGCGGTGAGGCGCTGTTTTGGAATCGTCTTCCAAGATCACAGCCTGGATGACGAGCTCACGGCCTACGAAAACATGGAACTGCACGGCATCCTTTACGATGTGCCCGCTGTGACTCGCAAAAAACGCATCGATGACCTGCTGCGCTTCGTGGACCTCTTTGACCGAAAAGGCGACCTCGTGAAAGAGTACTCCGGAGGAATGAAACGTCGCCTCGAAATTGCACGCGGACTCCTGCACCATCCCAAAATCATCTTTCTCGACGAACCCACGCTCGGGCTTGATCCTCAGACCCGCAATCACATGTGGACCTACCTCAAAAAATTGAACAAGGAAGAAGGCACGACGGTCTTCTTCACCACTCACTACATGGAAGAAGCGGAAAAAAACGCGCAGCGCATCTGCGTGATCGATCATGGAAAAATCATCGCCTCCGGCTCCCCTGCTGAGCTCAAAAAGCAAACCGAAACCGACTCGCTGGAAGACGCCTTCCTCAAACTCACCGGGAACGCCATCCGTGACGAAGGCGCTTCCACCGCCGACATGAACCGTGCCATGGCCCGCATGTGGGGTGCACGTAAATAA
- a CDS encoding ABC transporter permease yields the protein MKKIYILWLREIKRYLRSKSRMVGSLAQPLLYLLALGYGFGSVFQQAGEGNYLNFLAPGIIGMSIIFTGIFSGVAVIWDRQFGFLREMVVARTSRLKLMMGRTLGGATIATLQGVLVLALSILFGFRPESWLGILPSILIMFLLALLFTSLGIMIASLLEDMQGFQLIMNFLVMPLFFFSGALYPLEGLPKVLDIIAKINPLSYGNDALRGVLIENSHYGLGLDLAVLAGFSLIFLALGTHF from the coding sequence ATGAAAAAAATCTACATTCTTTGGCTCCGCGAAATCAAACGCTACCTGCGCTCCAAGTCCCGCATGGTGGGTTCTCTGGCTCAACCTCTGCTCTATTTGCTCGCCCTGGGCTATGGCTTTGGCAGCGTGTTTCAACAAGCAGGAGAAGGCAATTACCTCAATTTTCTGGCACCCGGAATCATTGGAATGAGCATCATTTTTACCGGAATTTTTTCGGGAGTGGCCGTGATCTGGGATCGCCAATTCGGCTTCCTTAGAGAAATGGTCGTGGCTCGTACTTCACGCCTCAAACTCATGATGGGCCGAACCTTAGGAGGAGCCACCATCGCCACTCTTCAAGGGGTGTTGGTACTTGCACTTTCCATCCTCTTCGGCTTCCGACCCGAAAGCTGGCTCGGCATCCTTCCTTCTATTTTGATCATGTTCCTCCTCGCCCTGCTCTTCACTTCTTTGGGAATCATGATCGCTTCCCTTCTCGAAGACATGCAAGGCTTTCAACTCATCATGAACTTCCTCGTGATGCCGCTCTTCTTTTTTTCAGGAGCCCTCTACCCGCTCGAAGGCTTGCCCAAGGTGCTCGACATCATCGCCAAGATCAATCCACTCTCCTACGGAAACGATGCCCTGCGCGGCGTACTGATTGAAAACAGCCATTACGGACTCGGCCTCGACCTCGCGGTGCTTGCCGGATTTTCGCTGATCTTCTTAGCGCTGGGGACTCACTTTTAA
- a CDS encoding M23 family metallopeptidase: protein MKKIHVLFSLLILALSVNFASAQTMERTKIINNSVVKIQNLRAQKLVYDETVWPVDEFNLVSMFGPRSQSGSYDFHRGIDISGTLGDPVYSIADGVIYRAYEADDPNNPYKNSGNTIVVMHEADLEFPFHDGTYTKYFSLYAHLDSLSVELESGDGTYQNISKGDLVGTLGQSGTATFPHLHFETRIATLCTQQTQEDNPNMSCASTFSQPRDPHVNPLLFLEYPDNNSTLLKIKSENPLQLLVSFEDEEMDFNQLIVTRNGEQKVINFNLRTGIDPENIDNPSYNGVTITTFPFTTKNPRHRLQFDIPSFDGYDTIEVTDIWGHGFKWTRQ from the coding sequence ATGAAAAAAATCCACGTCCTCTTTTCACTGCTGATCCTCGCTCTTTCCGTAAACTTTGCAAGTGCTCAAACAATGGAGCGTACAAAGATCATCAACAATTCCGTGGTAAAGATTCAAAATCTCAGAGCTCAAAAGCTTGTTTACGACGAAACAGTATGGCCCGTAGACGAATTCAATCTAGTCTCCATGTTCGGGCCTCGATCTCAATCAGGTTCCTATGACTTCCATCGAGGGATCGACATTTCAGGAACTCTAGGTGATCCCGTCTACTCGATTGCCGACGGTGTGATCTACCGTGCCTACGAGGCCGATGATCCAAACAATCCATACAAAAACAGCGGCAATACAATCGTCGTCATGCATGAGGCGGATCTAGAATTTCCCTTCCATGATGGCACCTACACCAAATATTTTTCGCTCTATGCTCACTTAGACTCTCTGTCAGTTGAATTGGAATCAGGAGACGGAACTTATCAAAACATTTCCAAAGGAGATTTAGTGGGAACCCTGGGACAGTCCGGAACAGCCACTTTCCCTCACCTCCACTTTGAAACAAGAATCGCGACCTTGTGCACTCAGCAAACCCAAGAAGACAACCCAAACATGAGCTGTGCCAGCACGTTTTCTCAACCAAGAGATCCCCACGTTAACCCTCTCCTTTTCTTGGAATATCCCGACAATAACAGCACTCTACTCAAAATAAAGAGCGAAAATCCTTTGCAATTATTGGTGAGTTTTGAAGATGAAGAGATGGATTTCAACCAATTGATCGTCACTCGAAATGGTGAGCAAAAAGTCATCAACTTCAATCTCCGCACAGGAATAGATCCAGAAAACATCGACAATCCAAGTTACAACGGAGTCACGATCACCACCTTTCCATTCACAACAAAGAATCCACGACACCGATTGCAATTCGACATTCCATCTTTCGACGGTTACGACACCATCGAGGTCACAGACATTTGGGGACACGGCTTCAAATGGACCCGCCAGTAA